ACCACTCGGCTGTCTGTGTGTCCTCATCCTCCGTGTTCACCACAATCCCCTCGTCAATGGCGCCCGCACTCAGATCTGTCGCAATGCTGTCGCTGCTGATCTCCATGACGCCGACGCCGCCGCCTTGACGTTTATTACGCTCCctttctcgctctcgctcCCGCTTGCCGCCAGTTGATGTCGATGACGATGATTTCTTTTTACGTTCCGACTTCTCTGACTTGTCACCTTTATcacgcttcttcttctttttcttctgctCTGTTGACTCTACAGCAGTCTGACTCGTTGCAGTCGCCTCGTCTAGGATGCTGCTCTCATCCGTGGGCGTTGGACTATTGCTGCCCACGGAATTAGTCACGGATTCGCTCAGCGGCAGACTGAGCGTACTCCGACTGGCGACAGGTGGCGCCACTTCGGGCTCCACTTCAGGCTCCGCCTCGGGCTGCAGCTCGCCGCGCAGATTGGAGAGCACACCCTTGGAATCGCCGCGATAGAGAGCGGCCAGAATTTCCTGCACGTTGGGCACATTGGGACGCCGTGTGCCCGCAAAGCGTGGATGATGCTGATGGCCGCGTCGCTTCAATGAGGACGGCACAAGGGACGATGAATTGGAATTATTGGTGCTGTGACTGCCAGCACCGCTGGTGCTGGACAGCGCGTCCTCATCGACGCCACTGTTGTTGTGAGACATGTCCAAATCGTAGTCACTCCAGCTCCAAATCTCCGAGTCCTCTGAGTCACTTTCTCTTACCGTCGAGTTCTGGAGTTGTTGATATTTGTCGTATAGTTGCGCTATATACAATTCGGCCTCCTCATCGTAGTAGAGCAGATTATCAAGCACATTCAACTGCTCCTCGATGGAGCCCCAACGGGATGACAGCTCCGATTTAGCGCCGTCAGCGTCGTTGCTGCCACGCTTACTTTGTTGCTTCTTTACCTTCTGCTTTTGATTATCACTCTTTTCGCAAAACAActgtttatttgcatttagtGTGCGTTTATTACGCTgacgctgttgctgctgctgttgctgatgttttgttgtttttgtctgcTGTCCTGCAGCAGCTGCGCTGCCTGCTTTAATGGGAATTGTTGATATTAcaatatatcgatatcgatatgtCTCGAAATAAACATCGCGCAAATCAGCTGATTTGCatatatcgatatcgatagcTAAAAAGTGTGCACAAGCCaaggcaaatattttattaaaaaatatccaaTTACACTTGGCTTGTGCACACAGATGCTTTTCATTGCATACACAATATGAccgttttaattaataatcttGTTTGTTCATTATTATGCTTTTTgtctgcagcagctgctctgCAATCCAAAAAACACCGAAGGTTGCCACCCAGCAAAAATGGTCGATCTGGCAAGTCGAACCATTTTAGGTGAAAAGtccaaaattttaacttggaaaaaatacttttttcctaatttttcttagctttggagctagaattttaaattttttttagagtatTGTCGATTTTCTATActtattttagaattaaatatgtaactcTTCCCGAGGGGTGACGAACTTTAAACCttctttaaaatcaaataattttcaacaaattattaacttattgcaaagaaattgcattttgtaatCTAAATTACCTAAATTTTTCAGTTGCTTATCGTTGCCACCGCTTGTCAATAGATGGCGGTGTGCGCGTTTTATTTGGTGCGCAAGCGTTTGTCTTCTTGCCGCGTTGCCAACGAACTTTTTGAATAGTGGCGTTTGCGTTGCCGGCTTTGATAAAGccgttaatgttgttgttgctgttgttgttgctgttgttgttgttacagctGGTTTTGTTGTTACAGCCGCTTTTAAATGTTGATTATgcgtttttgttgcatttttcgCACTGTTTGAtactattttgttgttgttgttgggcttgGGTTGCTTTTGCTTAGGCttagttattgttgctgttgcttgatTTTTGCTGTAACTCACTTTTTGCCACTCATATGCATTATTAACTTTTGCAGTTCCTATTGTTAATGTTTTTTCgtacatattaattataagctttggctattgttgctgttgttgttgttgtttgtgatCTGATGCGTGTTCAAAAAACAGCTGTGATCATAGTACCGTTAGTTTGagtcttttctatttttactgatgatttaatacaatttttctcccttctttctttttttttcaaatttcagtCGCGCGTTGAAATTAgctaaagaaaattttgtatttggcCAACTTCCGCtacacgttgttgttgttgttgggtatgcgttgttgttgattttgttgtagCGGCTTTTTgcgtttgattttatttatgtaattgaaaaacactaagattttatttaaattgaattaaataaaactagtgTTTCTCAACAAATGTTGATTAATAAAAGtagtgatttaattttttataattttaatttatatttaattaattaatttatttattttttaattattatgcgGCTTGCGGCGGCGGCTGCTTGCTGGTTTTTCGGCCCCTCCGGCAGTTGCTTGCTGCTTGCTCTGGCGTTGTACTTGAAAGTGGTGTGTGTGCCATGCCATAATTTCTGTGGCCATGCGCTCACGCTCAACAGCTCACCAGGGCgaacgctctctctctctctctttctcttcgatctaatgttattgttgttgctgttgggggAGCGCCAGCGCCCCCTACCGTGTGGCACATGTGTGCGAGTGAGTCAGCATTATGCACACATTTGTATATGTACAAGTGTGTATGTAATTGTGTTGCACTGTGATCGTCAAGCAGGGGAAAGGAGTGAGAGAGACTCTCTCAGTCAGCCCACAGCCCCCATCCCCAACGCCCACTCACACTCAAGCATTAGTTTGCTCTCAATTTGGCGCTCTTCGAATATTTCctgttaatttcattttcgttAGATTTAATTGCCTTgctctctcttcttctttatcATATTTTCGCATATTACTCAGCGAAGAGTTGTGTGTATCTCAATATCATCGTCATTATCTATTCAAGTGTTTTGGGTAGGGCCAACATAAGTTGcctgataataataatatacgatgataatttgtcaaaatattttgtatatttatgttgtctgataagtatttatttacttatacaGATAATACGCTGGTTACCTGTACAcactaaacattttttgaaacgCTGCCAATTGGCAACGCCATTTTGGATgccaacaatataaaaaaaataatgtccttgaaatacttttaagtCTTGTAGAACGACAGAACGTACCAATCAAAAgtcaaagcaaatgaaatgaaaaaaattttatttaattcgagaaaagttaagaaaaattgTCTGAATACTGCGCGCTATTTCAATTTTCCTAGtacacaaaaccaaaaaaaaaacaagaacaattttctgagcaaatattttggcaaagccaaaagcagagcaaagcaagaaaaaaaactcacATTTGGCTTTGCTTTTTCGTTATttgatacacacatacacgcacatgCAGCAATCGCAGTGCGTCTCTCTCACACCTAGAGAAAGCTATTTTCAAGTGCTGCACACacgcatttaaaaatagcGCTCATCAAAGGCGTTGCCAACAGCAAAATATTTGGTTGCTACTTGatgatattttttgaatttgaatttccatttaaaatttaaaattttccaatttttttttgtggaatttaAAAGCACAAACATACAACAGGCATTTCCCTAaacattttccaaattttctgAAGGTGCCAACAAATTAGCATCATCTCGTAAAATACGCGTAAAGTTTGTGATGGTGACCAGATGGCAcagattttcaatttactgCAGTTTGGCTGTCACCAAACcgtttatacatatatataaagtcgTAAAAATCTAATTCTAATATGGATTTCAAGTGTATTTCttgcttttatttgctttctTTGAGGTAAACTTATACTTTACAATAGAATAATGTGGGTTGAAAGCATAgacataataatatataacataaatattcttaaaaatattctacagaaaatgttcaaatttctttttcaaattttttttaatgatctCACTTTTTAACctcattatatttatagatttccCTTCATGCAGTAGTTTGGGcagacttaaaaaaatgtatattgaatcaataaataattcttttaaGGTCGGTTTGAAATTAACCAAGTAAATAAGTGATTTGGGACAAATTGTGGGAACCAATATAGCTATTGTGCAGAAATTTGCCAGATATACTAACTACGGCGTTAGAAGGAAATATTTGAGGTATAAAACCAggaaataaatcttttaacattatttttttaagcgtTTAAGTTCAATAGActcaatttataaaagttattgGAGAAACTAAAAAGTCTTGGCTATAAAAATTCTATCTTAACACTAATCTAATTCGTGTAGATTGAAGAATTAGCTTGTACTCACGTTCTGCAGAGCTTTGTTCTTCTCCTCCAGCTTGCCAGTGACAAGGGTGAGGGCTTCCTGGGTCTGATCCAATTCGTTTTCAACGGTCTGGATCTTCTTTTGCAGCTGACGAGCCTCCTCCTCGGCCTACAGGTGAGGCGGGTGAACAAAAATAGAGAATTACGTGTAAGTAAATGCATGTGTTAACAAGTTAACGGCCGTCAATTATGCTTTTTGTAATAACAAATGGTTTTTCTTTTAGACTTGTTTCTCGGTTCGTTTAGTGCGTGGTGCGTGTGTGGTAGGTGagatacatactatatatggggcagtgcaacatgttgcatggTTGAGTGCTTACCTTCTCGGCGCGGGTGTTGGCATCGCGTGCCTCCTGTTCGCAGACGAGAGCACGTTCCAAAGCTCCGTCCTTGTCGACTTTCATCGCTTGCATCTTCTTCTTGATGGCATCCATGGTGgctggttttttgttttactgcTACTCGAAAGAAactgaaaatcaaaatcaaattggtaattgaaattattacaaCTGTTGCAATGGCCActcaataaaagtaataataaattctGTAATAATCATCGCTACAGAAGAAAGAAAGTgcaattttacattttgtatttctttcgTTTCTCACATTTacattaaagtaaatatattaaaggtaacaatttttaataattactcATACAAATTGTATTTCGCGAAGgatatgatttaaatttatacagaAAAAACACTGATTGTTTCTCTTGGGCAACTTTATGATATAttagaccaaatttggttagtatatacttataattaaGCTCCGACTGAGCTTTTATATAACAACTATAAGATTTGTAGGatttttaaactcaatttaaaatgacGACAATCATTGCAAATCTCGTATATtttaccaatttcaatttaacaacGTTTGACACAATTTTTGGTAACTCTCTACTTAGAAATGCTCACAGCTTCGGTATGTCGGATGTGAGCTGCATAAATAAGTATTAACTTCATATAGCACATCTGAACAGTTCTCAATCGCATTCTCATTCTTGTTTTGCGTACAAACAAATCGTTGAAAAACGTGAGCTACGCCTCACTGACTATTGCGTTAAATGATTTACTGAGAGATGATTGACCagagaacagcaacagcaaccggCGCAATAAAAGACGCCAACAAACGccagttaaatattaaaatccgTCTGATGAGCTGAAACAATGGTAGAGTGTCTGAGCATGAACCCAATAAATACTGACTGCACATTTAAGGAACAACAATAAATGGTgtacaacttttaaaaatgcattaagaCAGTTGAAGAAATCACTAAagtatcaaataattttaaacaatggATCAAATCTGAGAATCAATATGTtattgattcaaaaaaatatatatatattgttcctttgagtataataaaatgttattgaaTTGGATGCTCAAGTAAATTAAATGGTTGACTTAAGATAGGactaaaatgaaatcaaagatAAATAGCTGGAACTCAAGAAAGGAATAGATATGGAACTTGCActggtacggttgtggtaaagttgtcaaagagttgtccaacttccaattgtcataacttgatcaaaactgaatagattttcaaacggaatatcattttgatcatgatttggcctctacattttttctgtattcaatttttgttcatttagaaaacttaattattttcgaccaagattcgatttcgatgctaattgtcccccctttgaaatttagaaaaatcaaaattttaaatctcaagctttcacttttaatcatctccttatatcgtaatttgtataaaacaacactttaaacttgattctgagacctttcatttttttgttacaaatcatgtgaaattgaacaataatttggacttgtaaagtgactaaatccgcagtctgtccaacttcaaactgtcataacttgatcaaaactgaaccgattttcaagtggaatgttattttggtcatgatttggcctcttaatacgttctgcattcaaatattttcaaattcgttcaaaaacatttttttttactctagGTCTGTTTATTAAAAGAcgatatcttaaaatttaaatatgttttaaaattgattttttgtaaGTTTACGTAGCGGTACTgttaccgaaaccgaaagaaaaaaaaatgaaatagaaccttttaccgaaatagttatttcgagatgtaccggaaccgaaaccgtaacctatatttgtttaggtttgattccctgatatttatttatttaacgcaAGAAATTCTTGTTTAGCTGAATTTATGCTTAAACCTTTTCTCTGCGCCCTCTGACTCTACAGAGAATTAAGAATGATTGTCAAGTTGAAAAGGCAGAGAATGCATTTATTGCAAGGCTGACTCACTGTGAGAGAATTGTGGACTCAGCTGGTCGCCAGAGAAATGCGAACAGGCTTTGGGCAAGCcctaataatataatacttgACCAACATGTGAATTTGTCATGCCTGAAATACCAAACTAATTGAGTCAGTTTCGTTTCTGTGCTAAGATCACACTTTTCGATAATAATCGAACCTCTTATTATTCGAGTATGttctcatatatgtatatatgttaaatattttacttctTACATAtgggtttatttttaacactttTGTTTACATTCCAGCTCCTGAGGTAGGTTCCAGGCTTTTAGGTGAATAAACAAAGATTGacaaaaattggaatttttaaataaaattgcaatcgAGGCACAATTTTTATACAGGTTGACGGACACTCCAGTCGGACAGACGGCGATTCAGAAGGTTTGAGTTTTGAGATTGGGGGTAAATTGGCATTAAatgttgtatgtatatgtCGAGGTGACACAATgaattatgtttgtttattcAGCAGAAAATCACAtggaattttatatttttggcgtCTTGAATAATGGCAATgacatacatattttgtaaatgtataaaatggGACAAAAcacaatattaatatactaTAACTTAAGTATTACTAACAAGGTATTTAAAGCTTGTATTGCGATATAAAAGTGGGTTCCAAATGCGGCTTAGAATAACAGGGTAATTTGAGTCTTGTGTGACTTAAAGGGTGTAAAAGTggtttagtttaatttttatttagagcTCTACAATTAGATACTTAACCGTTTCAACTGGGATATATTATAGATTCTTAAGATAAGTTCTCAGGTGGCAATATGAATGGAATTTTATACGCTTCTTAATAGAAACACAAAAGAAACAACTTTTAAgtcaattatatatattgtaaaattgtacaaaaataattaattgtagGCCAACCTCTTCTCTAGCACCAATTCGGCTGTCTTTAACGCCTTGATATTCAACCTGATTCTAGcacaaaattttccaaattatccatgacagaaaaaaacaacatttttttgttatacatAAAACGATCTTGCTCAGCTATTTTTAACActtagatatatgtatatatatatggccGATATTTGTGGGTCTCACACATAAATGTATAAGTGTGTATACGTGAGAACGTTTCAACATTCCTGCAACGTTGAAAAGCTTTCGCAAAGCTTTCTCTCTGtgaaatgctaaaaataaccTAAAGTGGCATCTGTTGAATATTTCCTAATATCTGCCCAAATGGATATTACTTAATAcaaagctttttgaaaaatccgAAAGCATTTCGCCTACGTTCTGCCACAGAAAGTTTTGAACGTTGTGGGCTGTGGTACAGTATCGAATTTCATAGATACAAATTTGCAATGCCCTAATAACTACAAAAACCAAGGATAGAAAGGGATATCGAAAAGAACagagaaacaaacaaattaaagtaataaatctcttaaaaaaaattttcgaaTATCGTCAATCTATTGCTTAAAGAAATATCTCTTGGTATCTGTCCCACATATTGTCctttcttaatattttctacATAGACTAACAGACTCATAAAGTTTATCAACacaaagaatatttatttatatgaaatgcaatcgattttattgaaattctaGAAGTCATGTTGTGGTTAAGTTTTCAAAGACATTGAGTTTTTGCTTCACTTTAGTCATAATTatttgttcatattttaatcTTGTTGCCAAAGTTGCTTAACCTCAATTTGGGGTTTTGAACCGAGTCGATCTAAATGtttgaaatacttttcaaaaaaAGATTGCGGTTTGTTGTCTGAACTCTGAACACTGcactatttttaattgaaatatttgttatttaaaattaaaataacttatttttatatacttttttgggTTCTGTTGattatgtaatatatttttcgaaTGTcctttttaatgttaaatgtaaaaaacttATAGcacttttttataatatttaattagttaagtttatttgaaaatattgtaagagtttaattttgtttttttttccttttactTACAAAACTTTTATTCGGAGTTATCCGCGACTTGAACGGATTGTGATGTTcaactgaaaatatttattcaatatacTGACGTTCGATGCCCGCTGTTTTTCGATTTCAAGCTCTTTGCATTTGTGTGCGTGCTTGATTGTctgtgtgtaagtgtgagaGCGCGCCAAAGTATCTGTCAGATACTTTTGGGCAACGCAAAGCCGAAGCGCCGTCGCGTCGTCGCTTCGCTCAGCAGCTGCCGCCATGCGTTTTGCATGCTCAACACAAAAATCTCGCTGGCCgctcaaatttttattttggaactGCATTTGATGGCTCTCAATTTACGAACGCTTTTCTGCATAAGTACGagaagaaacagaaaaagaacagaacagaacagggTAAAACAACACAACTACAGCACAAATGgccatctctctctttctctctctccctttttGAGCAACTTTTAGTGTTGCTTTCACctgtttcttttgtttgcatttgtatgcGTGAGTatctctgtttgtgtgtgtgtttaaggcgctaaaaatttcaatatagatttttttaaaatttcccagttttttttttaaaaaaagcttcATCTGCCAGTATTTTTGCTTGAAAGTTTTAGCTTGTTAATGTGTGCGtacctttatttttatttattttcatattgttttgctcttttgatattttgcatctatttttaaaattcagttaTTGATatgccaaaaaacaaaatcttgttttacaaaattttacctATCTGTATAAATGTgtacaatttttcttttttaatagacTTTTCAACGTCACTTTTGGCATGGAACAAATGTACTTAAATTTTAGCAACAAGTGCAAATGTTAATTAACTGAAAACCAATCATGACTCACAAGCCATTGCACTACGTGAAAAACCCTAATAATTCATATGCAGTTTCCgattaaaagttttcttatATAGATAccatttaatgcaatttaacacgctctttattttaataaatgtaaaaagcTGTGATATGCAAGCCAATatatgtttcaaaattaagcTGGATTCTATCTAGATAAATAGATTATATTACTTTCctatgtttttttaaacttaaacttaagCTTAATATAAATGTAACCGCGACGTACAAGCCTTAAGTCATAGAACtctttctcaatttttaattttatatatatatatattatatatgtttctGCCAAAAATTAGGTTGGGTTTGTGTTAAATTtctgtaattatttaattcatacagtcgaaaattacttaatttagttattcgaaaagcacaaaaatttaaaagatttgagttatcaataatattttaactttcttCAGTCGATCggatgttaaatatatttcaaagtaTTCAAAAGAAACGTAGTATATTAATAGaaagcattttaatatttatctgCTCGCTGGCgtctagtttttcttttggaaATTGCTATTTAGCAATGAGGGCACATACATGTTTAggcatttataattaaatctgAGCAACACCCACATAGTGACGCAATTGTTTTCATTCAAAAGATTTTGCCAATAGGCAAACACGAAGC
The genomic region above belongs to Drosophila innubila isolate TH190305 chromosome 3R unlocalized genomic scaffold, UK_Dinn_1.0 2_E_3R, whole genome shotgun sequence and contains:
- the LOC117790808 gene encoding myosin-11 isoform X6 — encoded protein: MYEKTLTIGTAKVNNAYEWQKVSYSKNQATATITKPKQKQPKPNNNNKIVSNSAKNATKTHNQHLKAAVTTKPAVTTTTATTTATTTLTALSKPATQTPLFKKFVGNAARRQTLAHQIKRAHRHLLTSGGNDKQLKNLAGSAAAAGQQTKTTKHQQQQQQQRQRNKRTLNANKQLFCEKSDNQKQKVKKQQSKRGSNDADGAKSELSSRWGSIEEQLNVLDNLLYYDEEAELYIAQLYDKYQQLQNSTVRESDSEDSEIWSWSDYDLDMSHNNSGVDEDALSSTSGAGSHSTNNSNSSSLVPSSLKRRGHQHHPRFAGTRRPNVPNVQEILAALYRGDSKGVLSNLRGELQPEAEPEVEPEVAPPVASRSTLSLPLSESVTNSVGSNSPTPTDESSILDEATATSQTAVESTEQKKKKKKRDKGDKSEKSERKKKSSSSTSTGGKRERERERERNKRQGGGVGVMEISSDSIATDLSAGAIDEGIVVNTEDEDTQTAEWSKLRCTSEAAEIVAEREARRNKGRCADYPGLAFGRSIFSSDTMMKFNIIRNELHNIMNTQLKRAESEVAALNRRIQLLEEDLERSEERLGSATAKLSEASQAADESERARKILENRALADEERMDALENQLKEARFLAEEADKKYDEVARKLAMVEADLERAEERAEQGENKIVELEEELRVVGNNLKSLEVSEEKANQREEEYKNQIKTLNTRLKEAEARAEFAERSVQKLQKEVDRLEDEMINEKEHYAIINDSLDFTFVELMGMPPFYNDRYPKPPTPELTEEEIAAKAAALQAAADAAAAAELAAQRAADGEEGVEIEGGIVGVDVTAIEAVAAVVAEPVKEPTPPPPPPFDYNIDLPPEGAEVPYVKNFEAGDVLITAPAEGETAVAAAVDGVTSDAAAPVADAVAPADAAAPEVAAAETAAPADAPAPPDAPVAEAPAAEAPPA
- the LOC117790808 gene encoding myosin-11 isoform X10, translated to MYEKTLTIGTAKVNNAYEWQKVSYSKNQATATITKPKQKQPKPNNNNKIVSNSAKNATKTHNQHLKAAVTTKPAVTTTTATTTATTTLTALSKPATQTPLFKKFVGNAARRQTLAHQIKRAHRHLLTSGGNDKQLKNLAGSAAAAGQQTKTTKHQQQQQQQRQRNKRTLNANKQLFCEKSDNQKQKVKKQQSKRGSNDADGAKSELSSRWGSIEEQLNVLDNLLYYDEEAELYIAQLYDKYQQLQNSTVRESDSEDSEIWSWSDYDLDMSHNNSGVDEDALSSTSGAGSHSTNNSNSSSLVPSSLKRRGHQHHPRFAGTRRPNVPNVQEILAALYRGDSKGVLSNLRGELQPEAEPEVEPEVAPPVASRSTLSLPLSESVTNSVGSNSPTPTDESSILDEATATSQTAVESTEQKKKKKKRDKGDKSEKSERKKKSSSSTSTGGKRERERERERNKRQGGGVGVMEISSDSIATDLSAGAIDEGIVVNTEDEDTQTAEWSKLRCTSEAAEIVAEREARRNKGRCADYPGLAFGRSIFSSDTMMKFNIIRNELHNIMNTQLKRAESEVAALNRRIQLLEEDLERSEERLGSATAKLSEASQAADESERARKILENRALADEERMDALENQLKEARFLAEEADKKYDEVARKLAMVEADLERAEERAEQGENKIVELEEELRVVGNNLKSLEVSEEKANQREEEYKNQIKTLNTRLKEAEARAEFAERSVQKLQKEVDRLEDDLLNERAKNKLLSEEMEATLHDLQNM
- the LOC117790808 gene encoding stress response protein nst1 isoform X1, with protein sequence MYEKTLTIGTAKVNNAYEWQKVSYSKNQATATITKPKQKQPKPNNNNKIVSNSAKNATKTHNQHLKAAVTTKPAVTTTTATTTATTTLTALSKPATQTPLFKKFVGNAARRQTLAHQIKRAHRHLLTSGGNDKQLKNLAGSAAAAGQQTKTTKHQQQQQQQRQRNKRTLNANKQLFCEKSDNQKQKVKKQQSKRGSNDADGAKSELSSRWGSIEEQLNVLDNLLYYDEEAELYIAQLYDKYQQLQNSTVRESDSEDSEIWSWSDYDLDMSHNNSGVDEDALSSTSGAGSHSTNNSNSSSLVPSSLKRRGHQHHPRFAGTRRPNVPNVQEILAALYRGDSKGVLSNLRGELQPEAEPEVEPEVAPPVASRSTLSLPLSESVTNSVGSNSPTPTDESSILDEATATSQTAVESTEQKKKKKKRDKGDKSEKSERKKKSSSSTSTGGKRERERERERNKRQGGGVGVMEISSDSIATDLSAGAIDEGIVVNTEDEDTQTAEWSKLRCTSEAAEIVAEREARRNKGRCADYPGLAFGRSIFSSDTMMKFNIIRNELHNIMNTQLKRAESEVAALNRRIQLLEEDLERSEERLGSATAKLSEASQAADESERARKILENRALADEERMDALENQLKEARFLAEEADKKYDEVARKLAMVEADLERAEERAEQGENKIVELEEELRVVGNNLKSLEVSEEKANQREEEYKNQIKTLNTRLKEAEARAEFAERSVQKLQKEVDRLEDDLIVEKERFCLISDSLDEAFIDLIKGLEPFWTVRNPKPPTPKLPTPTPEELAAMEEARAAAEAAAAAAAAAEGAVEGAEGTVVISEDGVPVVVPKEPTPPPKEPTPPPPPPPPFEYSIDLPPEGAEVPFVKNYEPPPPGSEPEPVPAAEGEAAAPAADGAAPPADGAAPAADGAAPPAEGAAPPAEGAAPAAEGAAPAAEGAAPPAEAAAPAAEAAAPAAEAAAPAAEAAAAPAEAEAPPA
- the LOC117790808 gene encoding myosin-10 isoform X5 — its product is MYEKTLTIGTAKVNNAYEWQKVSYSKNQATATITKPKQKQPKPNNNNKIVSNSAKNATKTHNQHLKAAVTTKPAVTTTTATTTATTTLTALSKPATQTPLFKKFVGNAARRQTLAHQIKRAHRHLLTSGGNDKQLKNLGSAAAAGQQTKTTKHQQQQQQQRQRNKRTLNANKQLFCEKSDNQKQKVKKQQSKRGSNDADGAKSELSSRWGSIEEQLNVLDNLLYYDEEAELYIAQLYDKYQQLQNSTVRESDSEDSEIWSWSDYDLDMSHNNSGVDEDALSSTSGAGSHSTNNSNSSSLVPSSLKRRGHQHHPRFAGTRRPNVPNVQEILAALYRGDSKGVLSNLRGELQPEAEPEVEPEVAPPVASRSTLSLPLSESVTNSVGSNSPTPTDESSILDEATATSQTAVESTEQKKKKKKRDKGDKSEKSERKKKSSSSTSTGGKRERERERERNKRQGGGVGVMEISSDSIATDLSAGAIDEGIVVNTEDEDTQTAEWSKLRCTSEAAEIVAEREARRNKGRCADYPGLAFGRSIFSSDTMMKFNIIRNELHNIMNTQLKRAESEVAALNRRIQLLEEDLERSEERLGSATAKLSEASQAADESERARKILENRALADEERMDALENQLKEARFLAEEADKKYDEVARKLAMVEADLERAEERAEQGENKIVELEEELRVVGNNLKSLEVSEEKANQREEEYKNQIKTLNTRLKEAEARAEFAERSVQKLQKEVDRLEDDLIVEKERFCLISDSLDEAFIDLIKGLEPFWTVRNPKPPTPKLPTPTPEELAAMEEARAAAEAAAAAAAAAEGAVEGAEGTVVISEDGVPVVVPKEPTPPPKEPTPPPPPPPPFEYSIDLPPEGAEVPFVKNYEPPPPGSEPEPVPAAEGEAAAPAADGAAPPADGAAPAADGAAPPAEGAAPPAEGAAPAAEGAAPAAEGAAPPAEAAAPAAEAAAPAAEAAAPAAEAAAAPAEAEAPPA
- the LOC117790808 gene encoding actin cytoskeleton-regulatory complex protein pan1 isoform X3, whose protein sequence is MYEKTLTIGTAKVNNAYEWQKVSYSKNQATATITKPKQKQPKPNNNNKIVSNSAKNATKTHNQHLKAAVTTKPAVTTTTATTTATTTLTALSKPATQTPLFKKFVGNAARRQTLAHQIKRAHRHLLTSGGNDKQLKNLAGSAAAAGQQTKTTKHQQQQQQQRQRNKRTLNANKQLFCEKSDNQKQKVKKQQSKRGSNDADGAKSELSSRWGSIEEQLNVLDNLLYYDEEAELYIAQLYDKYQQLQNSTVRESDSEDSEIWSWSDYDLDMSHNNSGVDEDALSSTSGAGSHSTNNSNSSSLVPSSLKRRGHQHHPRFAGTRRPNVPNVQEILAALYRGDSKGVLSNLRGELQPEAEPEVEPEVAPPVASRSTLSLPLSESVTNSVGSNSPTPTDESSILDEATATSQTAVESTEQKKKKKKRDKGDKSEKSERKKKSSSSTSTGGKRERERERERNKRQGGGVGVMEISSDSIATDLSAGAIDEGIVVNTEDEDTQTAEWSKLRCTSEAAEIVAEREARRNKGRCADYPGLAFGRSIFSSDTMMKFNIIRNELHNIMNTQLKRAESEVAALNRRIQLLEEDLERSEERLGSATAKLSEASQAADESERIRKALENRTNMEDDKVALLENQLAQAKLIAEEADKKYEEVARKLVLMEQDLERSEEKVELSESKIVELEEELRVVGNNLKSLEVSEEKANQREEEYKNQIKTLNTRLKEAEARAEFAERSVQKLQKEVDRLEDDLIVEKERFCLISDSLDEAFIDLIKGLEPFWTVRNPKPPTPKLPTPTPEELAAMEEARAAAEAAAAAAAAAEGAVEGAEGTVVISEDGVPVVVPKEPTPPPKEPTPPPPPPPPFEYSIDLPPEGAEVPFVKNYEPPPPGSEPEPVPAAEGEAAAPAADGAAPPADGAAPAADGAAPPAEGAAPPAEGAAPAAEGAAPAAEGAAPPAEAAAPAAEAAAPAAEAAAPAAEAAAAPAEAEAPPA